In Bradyrhizobium erythrophlei, a single genomic region encodes these proteins:
- a CDS encoding shikimate kinase, producing MPDIALPSAVSTTQEAEIAAALGARSIVLVGMMGAGKSTIGRRLSARLGLPFLDADAEIEQAHRLPIPDIFEKYGEPYFRDGEVRVIARLLDNGPAVIATGGGAVMRDETRERIRTKAVSIWLKVDTDVIMRRVKRRSDRPLLQTADPEATVERLVKEREPLYGQADVTIWSRDVPHDKIVDECLEALYEKLRDGRATQGDDSLGAAP from the coding sequence ATGCCCGATATTGCCTTGCCCAGTGCCGTCAGTACCACCCAGGAAGCCGAGATCGCGGCCGCGCTGGGCGCGCGTTCGATCGTGCTGGTCGGAATGATGGGGGCCGGCAAATCGACCATCGGACGCAGGCTGTCGGCCCGGCTCGGGTTGCCGTTCCTCGATGCCGACGCCGAAATCGAGCAGGCCCACCGCCTGCCGATCCCCGACATTTTCGAAAAGTACGGCGAGCCCTATTTCCGCGACGGCGAGGTCCGCGTGATCGCGCGGCTGCTCGACAACGGACCGGCGGTGATAGCGACCGGTGGCGGCGCCGTCATGCGGGACGAGACGCGCGAGCGGATTCGCACGAAGGCGGTTTCGATCTGGCTCAAGGTCGATACCGACGTGATCATGCGGCGAGTGAAGCGGCGCTCCGATCGCCCTTTGCTCCAGACCGCAGACCCCGAGGCCACCGTCGAGCGTCTGGTGAAGGAGCGCGAGCCGCTCTATGGCCAGGCCGACGTGACGATCTGGTCACGCGATGTTCCGCACGACAAGATCGTCGACGAGTGCCTCGAAGCACTGTACGAAAAGCTTCGCGACGGCCGCGCCACGCAAGGCGATGATAGTTTGGGTGCTGCGCCATGA
- a CDS encoding BolA family protein, protein MNTKAIITNKLREAFSPESLDVSDESHLHEGHAGHRPGGETHFRVYIVSDAFKGKSRIERHRMINSALAPELAGGVHALAIKAQAPGETTS, encoded by the coding sequence ATGAACACCAAAGCCATTATCACAAACAAGTTGCGCGAAGCTTTCTCGCCAGAAAGCCTCGACGTGTCCGATGAATCGCATCTTCATGAAGGCCATGCCGGCCACAGGCCCGGCGGCGAGACACATTTCAGAGTGTATATTGTGTCCGATGCCTTCAAAGGAAAGAGCCGGATCGAGCGCCACCGCATGATTAATTCAGCGCTGGCGCCGGAACTGGCCGGCGGCGTGCACGCGTTGGCGATCAAGGCGCAGGCTCCCGGAGAAACCACCTCGTAG
- a CDS encoding J domain-containing protein, which produces MPIDSSKFFDSIRIKPTKVSAKRQAQTGAEAMACEWAGCQNKGAHRAPKGRENSREYWHFCLDHVREYNQSYNFFQGMNPDDVARYQKDALTGHRPTWKMGANGAKKGEGDIAGASDPFHMFSELNGRGRWRPGPGGAQEAKPETRKVMNAERKALQVMGLGAAATLDDVKAKYKALVKQHHPDANGGDRSTEDRLIEIIKAYNYLKTVVRA; this is translated from the coding sequence ATGCCAATTGATTCATCCAAATTCTTCGACTCCATTCGCATCAAGCCGACCAAGGTGAGTGCGAAGCGCCAGGCGCAGACGGGTGCCGAAGCGATGGCCTGTGAATGGGCGGGATGCCAGAACAAGGGCGCCCACCGCGCGCCGAAGGGGCGCGAGAATTCGCGCGAGTACTGGCATTTCTGCCTCGACCATGTCCGCGAGTACAACCAGTCCTACAATTTCTTCCAGGGCATGAATCCGGATGACGTCGCGCGTTACCAGAAGGACGCGCTGACCGGCCATCGCCCGACCTGGAAGATGGGCGCCAATGGCGCCAAGAAAGGCGAGGGCGATATCGCCGGCGCCTCCGATCCGTTCCATATGTTCAGCGAACTCAACGGCCGCGGCCGCTGGCGGCCGGGCCCCGGCGGCGCGCAAGAGGCCAAGCCGGAAACGCGCAAGGTCATGAACGCCGAGCGCAAGGCGCTCCAGGTGATGGGACTTGGCGCCGCGGCGACGCTCGATGACGTCAAGGCCAAGTACAAGGCGCTGGTCAAGCAGCATCACCCCGACGCCAATGGCGGCGACCGCTCCACGGAAGATCGCCTGATCGAGATCATCAAGGCGTATAACTACTTGAAGACGGTGGTGCGCGCGTAA
- a CDS encoding HlyC/CorC family transporter gives MDWITFSIVLFCLLVSAFFAGSETALTGASRASMLRLSKQGNQDAAIVSSLSAMRERLIGALLLGNNIANIGASALATGIFTAWFGEVGVLYATAVMTVLVVIFAEVLPKTIAINAPDRVALAVARPMRAMMFLLGPLVTVVEAVVRLLLRLFGVAAHHNQPILSPFERLRGAVDLLHHEGKVEKQDRDMLGGLLDLRELQVSDVMVHRTEMVMINADLPAEELVREVLATEFTRIPLWREKPENIIGVLHAKDLLRAIRAADGDTSKIDVSTIMLPPWFVPEMRPVSEQLKAFRRRKTHFALVVDEYGEVEGMVTLEDILEEIVGDISDEHDVVVAGVRAQPDGSVVVDGSVPIRDLNRAMDWHLPDEEATTVAGLVIHEARSIPDRGQSFTFHGFRFRVLRRERNRITALRIVAVPREAEVAEKMPRRAGKAF, from the coding sequence ATGGATTGGATCACGTTTTCCATCGTCCTGTTCTGCCTGCTGGTGTCGGCGTTTTTCGCCGGCAGCGAAACCGCCCTGACCGGCGCGTCGCGCGCCAGCATGTTGCGGCTGTCGAAGCAGGGCAATCAAGACGCCGCGATCGTATCGAGCCTGTCGGCGATGCGCGAGCGCCTGATCGGGGCGCTCCTGCTCGGCAACAACATCGCCAACATCGGCGCCTCGGCGCTGGCAACCGGCATCTTCACGGCGTGGTTCGGCGAAGTCGGTGTGCTCTATGCCACCGCCGTGATGACGGTGCTCGTTGTGATCTTCGCCGAGGTGTTGCCGAAGACCATCGCCATCAATGCGCCAGATCGCGTCGCACTGGCCGTGGCGCGGCCCATGAGGGCCATGATGTTCCTGCTCGGGCCGCTGGTCACGGTCGTCGAAGCTGTCGTGCGGCTATTGTTGCGGTTGTTCGGCGTTGCGGCGCACCACAATCAGCCAATCCTGTCGCCATTCGAGCGGCTGCGCGGCGCCGTCGATCTGCTTCATCATGAAGGCAAGGTCGAGAAGCAGGACCGCGATATGCTCGGTGGATTGCTGGATCTGCGCGAGCTTCAGGTTTCCGATGTGATGGTTCACCGCACCGAAATGGTGATGATCAATGCCGACCTTCCGGCGGAAGAACTCGTGCGCGAGGTGCTCGCGACCGAGTTCACGCGCATTCCGCTGTGGCGCGAAAAGCCGGAAAACATCATCGGCGTCCTGCACGCCAAGGACCTCCTGCGCGCCATCCGCGCCGCCGACGGCGACACGTCCAAGATCGATGTCTCCACCATCATGCTGCCGCCCTGGTTCGTGCCGGAGATGCGTCCCGTTTCCGAACAGCTCAAGGCATTCCGCCGCCGCAAGACTCACTTCGCGCTCGTTGTCGACGAGTACGGCGAGGTCGAGGGCATGGTGACGCTGGAAGATATTCTGGAAGAGATCGTGGGCGATATTTCCGACGAGCACGATGTCGTCGTCGCCGGCGTCCGTGCCCAGCCCGACGGTTCGGTGGTCGTCGACGGCTCGGTGCCGATCCGCGATCTCAACCGGGCCATGGACTGGCATCTGCCGGACGAAGAGGCGACGACGGTCGCAGGTCTCGTGATCCACGAGGCGCGCTCGATCCCCGACCGGGGCCAGAGCTTCACCTTCCACGGCTTCCGTTTCCGTGTGTTGCGACGTGAGCGCAACCGCATTACGGCGCTTCGAATCGTCGCGGTGCCGCGTGAGGCCGAGGTCGCCGAAAAGATGCCCAGGCGTGCCGGCAAGGCGTTTTGA
- a CDS encoding DedA family protein produces the protein MASLIDPLIAFVSAHVWLAYLTLFLAALLEAVPIVGAVIPGSTIIFALSALVPGGELQLGWVLLVAIAGALLGDGSAFLLGHREQREILNVWPLSNHPKVVAQSEAFFHRWGALAVFFARFVPPIRAFVPLTAGALGMSPAAFYGVNIPAVLLWAPAHVLPGVLAVTALHRYGGFTPHGGIAKHYWIATVVVGALIVALVTWVIRRRRGGGIIEPAVQSDRAKL, from the coding sequence GTGGCCTCACTGATCGACCCATTGATCGCCTTTGTCTCGGCCCACGTGTGGCTGGCCTATCTGACACTGTTTCTGGCGGCGCTTCTGGAGGCGGTTCCGATCGTCGGCGCGGTGATTCCTGGCTCGACCATCATTTTTGCGCTAAGTGCGCTGGTACCCGGCGGCGAGCTGCAACTCGGCTGGGTCCTGCTTGTGGCCATCGCCGGTGCTCTACTCGGCGACGGGTCGGCCTTTCTGCTCGGCCATCGCGAACAGCGCGAAATTCTCAATGTCTGGCCGCTATCGAACCATCCGAAGGTCGTTGCCCAGAGCGAGGCGTTCTTCCACCGCTGGGGGGCGCTGGCGGTGTTCTTTGCGCGCTTCGTGCCACCGATCCGCGCCTTCGTCCCGCTCACGGCGGGCGCACTCGGGATGTCGCCGGCGGCGTTCTACGGCGTCAACATTCCGGCCGTGTTGCTGTGGGCCCCGGCCCATGTCCTGCCCGGGGTGCTCGCCGTGACGGCGCTGCATCGGTACGGCGGCTTTACGCCGCATGGGGGGATCGCCAAGCACTACTGGATCGCGACGGTGGTCGTTGGCGCTCTGATCGTTGCGCTGGTGACCTGGGTGATCCGCCGCAGGCGCGGCGGCGGGATCATCGAGCCGGCGGTCCAATCCGACCGTGCAAAGCTCTGA
- a CDS encoding L,D-transpeptidase family protein — MTSVALSAGALLAGCNSDEIGSLATNAKANQPVPPKLLAAMVEKNMDLQSPILVRLFKQEAELEVWKQDRTGRFALLKTYPICRWSGDLGPKVREGDRQAPEGFYAITPGQMNPTSAYYLSFNTGYPNAYDRSLGRTGSELMVHGDCSSRGCYAMTDEQIAEIYSLGRESFFGGQKSFQFQAYPFHMTALNMARHRNSPHMAFWKMIKEGNDHFEVTRQEPKVDFCEKKYVFDGVKPPDAKRDPVFEASSKCPAYVIPDEVAQAVREKQQADDAEFAKLVSKGTPVAQLNTGIDGGMHRVFAARVPNGNTGLSEAGPTPSVFNPPERAPGTIPLDHVNPPRGSVTSPDEPLTASLSSSSTRVASAPSGESEGFFSSLARKFGGTASADATAADPTPPPIPAKPKVADVKPSKSAKTETKQASAKPPLKPAVTETAAAAPAPAATPAPAQPAPSLVAGAQPIVSTSSFDSRFSATK; from the coding sequence ATGACATCTGTCGCGCTGTCGGCAGGTGCGCTTCTTGCCGGCTGCAATAGCGACGAGATTGGTTCGCTCGCCACCAACGCCAAGGCCAACCAGCCCGTCCCGCCCAAACTGCTCGCGGCGATGGTCGAAAAGAACATGGATCTGCAATCGCCGATCCTGGTCCGGCTCTTCAAACAGGAAGCCGAGCTCGAGGTCTGGAAGCAGGACCGCACCGGCCGCTTCGCGCTGTTGAAGACCTATCCGATCTGCCGCTGGTCGGGCGATCTCGGACCGAAGGTCCGCGAAGGCGACCGCCAGGCCCCGGAGGGTTTCTATGCGATCACGCCGGGGCAGATGAATCCGACGTCGGCCTATTATCTCTCCTTCAACACCGGCTATCCGAATGCCTATGACCGCTCGCTCGGCCGTACCGGCTCGGAGCTGATGGTCCATGGCGACTGCTCGTCGCGCGGCTGTTACGCGATGACCGACGAACAGATCGCGGAAATCTACTCGCTCGGCCGCGAGTCCTTTTTCGGCGGCCAGAAGTCGTTCCAGTTCCAGGCCTATCCGTTCCACATGACCGCGCTCAACATGGCGCGCCATCGCAACAGCCCGCACATGGCCTTCTGGAAAATGATCAAGGAAGGCAATGATCATTTCGAAGTGACGCGGCAGGAGCCGAAGGTCGATTTCTGCGAGAAGAAATACGTCTTCGACGGCGTCAAGCCGCCGGACGCCAAGCGCGACCCGGTGTTTGAAGCCTCGTCCAAATGCCCGGCCTATGTGATCCCGGATGAGGTCGCGCAGGCCGTGCGCGAGAAGCAGCAGGCCGACGACGCCGAATTCGCCAAGCTGGTTTCCAAGGGCACGCCGGTGGCGCAGCTCAACACCGGCATCGATGGCGGCATGCATCGGGTGTTCGCGGCCAGGGTTCCGAACGGTAACACCGGCCTTTCGGAAGCGGGCCCAACTCCGTCGGTCTTCAATCCGCCGGAACGCGCGCCCGGCACCATCCCGCTAGACCACGTCAATCCGCCGCGCGGGTCCGTGACTTCGCCGGATGAGCCGCTGACGGCTTCGCTCTCGTCGTCTTCGACGCGGGTCGCGTCAGCACCAAGTGGCGAATCGGAAGGCTTCTTTTCCAGCCTCGCCCGCAAGTTCGGTGGCACCGCGTCGGCGGATGCGACCGCCGCCGACCCGACACCGCCGCCGATCCCGGCCAAGCCGAAGGTCGCCGACGTCAAGCCGTCGAAATCGGCCAAGACGGAAACCAAACAGGCTTCCGCCAAGCCACCGCTCAAGCCGGCGGTGACTGAAACCGCCGCCGCGGCCCCTGCTCCGGCTGCCACGCCAGCGCCCGCGCAACCTGCTCCGAGTCTCGTGGCTGGCGCCCAGCCGATCGTATCGACGAGCTCGTTCGACAGCCGCTTCTCGGCGACGAAGTAA
- the aroB gene encoding 3-dehydroquinate synthase, which produces MTAPLKHTDLINVDVALGDRAYDIVIGRDVLATLGRRVAALRPGVRTAIVTDRTVAGHWLKKTEASLTEAGIATSHVIVEEGEGSKSYAVLEKVSEALIAARIERNDLVVALGGGVVGDLAGFAAAILRRGVDFVQVPTSLLAQVDSSVGGKTGINSPQGKNLIGAFHQPVLVVADTAVLDTLSPRQFRAGYAEVAKYGLLGDEAFFAWLETNHADIFSGNAAREHAIATSCRAKAAIVARDERENGERALLNLGHTFGHALEAATGFSDRLFHGEGVAVGMVLAAELSAQLGMIADGDAIRIKHHLADVGLPTALQDIAGFTQEGLADADALMALMAQDKKVKRGRLTFILLEAIGRAVIAPDVEPSLVRDFLKVKLERRR; this is translated from the coding sequence ATGACCGCGCCGCTGAAACACACCGACCTCATCAATGTCGACGTCGCGCTCGGCGATCGTGCCTATGACATCGTGATCGGCCGCGACGTTCTGGCCACGCTTGGCAGGCGAGTAGCGGCGTTGCGGCCGGGGGTGCGCACCGCCATCGTCACCGATCGCACCGTTGCGGGCCATTGGCTCAAAAAGACCGAAGCCTCGCTGACCGAGGCCGGAATTGCGACGTCTCACGTCATCGTCGAGGAAGGCGAGGGCTCCAAGAGCTACGCCGTCCTCGAAAAGGTGAGCGAGGCTTTGATCGCGGCCAGGATCGAGCGTAACGATCTCGTCGTCGCGCTCGGTGGCGGCGTGGTCGGCGACCTCGCCGGCTTTGCGGCCGCGATTCTTCGCCGCGGCGTCGATTTCGTGCAGGTGCCGACCTCGCTGCTGGCGCAGGTCGATTCTTCCGTCGGCGGCAAGACCGGCATCAACTCACCGCAGGGAAAAAATCTCATCGGTGCGTTCCACCAGCCGGTGCTGGTGGTCGCCGATACCGCCGTGCTCGATACGTTGTCACCGCGCCAGTTCCGCGCCGGCTATGCCGAGGTCGCCAAGTATGGATTGCTCGGTGACGAAGCGTTCTTCGCCTGGCTGGAAACGAATCATGCCGATATCTTTTCGGGCAATGCTGCGCGCGAGCATGCGATCGCGACCTCCTGCCGCGCCAAGGCCGCGATCGTGGCGCGCGACGAGCGCGAGAATGGCGAGCGCGCGCTTCTCAATCTCGGACATACCTTCGGACACGCGCTCGAAGCCGCGACCGGCTTCTCCGACCGGCTGTTTCATGGCGAAGGCGTTGCCGTCGGCATGGTGCTGGCGGCGGAGTTGTCGGCGCAGCTCGGGATGATTGCGGACGGCGACGCCATCCGTATCAAGCACCATCTGGCCGACGTCGGCTTGCCGACGGCGTTGCAGGATATTGCAGGCTTTACCCAGGAAGGTTTGGCCGATGCGGATGCGCTGATGGCGCTGATGGCGCAGGACAAGAAGGTCAAGCGCGGCCGCCTCACCTTCATCCTGCTTGAGGCGATCGGCCGCGCCGTCATCGCACCTGACGTCGAGCCGTCACTGGTTCGTGATTTTCTCAAGGTGAAGCTGGAACGCCGGCGCTAG
- a CDS encoding histidine kinase: MPSLFRFLTVVAIIVGVVYGTIFALANFVNPKPREMTINVPPDKFLKK, encoded by the coding sequence ATGCCGAGCCTGTTCCGCTTTTTGACCGTGGTCGCGATCATCGTGGGGGTCGTCTACGGGACAATCTTTGCGCTGGCGAACTTCGTCAATCCGAAGCCTCGCGAAATGACCATCAACGTGCCGCCGGACAAGTTCCTCAAGAAGTAA
- the cobS gene encoding cobaltochelatase subunit CobS yields the protein MTTAATTTAPEPTGLPDMKVSVRQVFGIDSDLEVPAYSQVDPHVPDVDSDYRFDRATTLAILAGFAKNRRVMVTGYHGTGKSTHIEQVAARLNWPCVRVNLDSHISRIDLVGKDAIVVKDGKQVTEFRDGILPWALQHNIALVFDEYDAGRPDVMFVIQRVLEVSGRLTLLDQNKVIKPHPAFRLFSTANTVGLGDTSGLYHGTQQINQGQMDRWSIVTTLNYLAHDEEVEIVLAKAHHYRTTQGRDIVNKMVRLADLTRNAFANGDLSTVMSPRTVITWAENSEIFGDIGFAFRVTFLNKCDELERPLVAEFYQRCFNAELAESAVNVALS from the coding sequence ATGACGACCGCCGCCACGACCACAGCGCCAGAGCCCACAGGCTTGCCCGATATGAAGGTGTCGGTGCGGCAGGTGTTCGGAATCGACAGCGACCTCGAAGTGCCCGCTTATTCGCAAGTCGACCCGCACGTGCCGGACGTCGATTCGGATTACCGTTTTGATCGCGCCACGACGCTCGCGATCCTGGCCGGCTTTGCGAAGAATCGCCGCGTTATGGTGACCGGCTACCACGGCACCGGCAAATCGACTCACATCGAGCAGGTCGCAGCCAGGCTCAACTGGCCTTGTGTGCGCGTCAACCTCGACAGCCATATCAGCCGTATCGACCTCGTCGGCAAGGACGCCATCGTCGTCAAGGACGGCAAGCAGGTCACCGAATTCCGCGACGGCATCCTGCCCTGGGCCTTGCAGCACAATATCGCGCTGGTGTTCGACGAATATGACGCCGGCCGCCCCGATGTGATGTTCGTGATCCAGCGCGTGCTGGAAGTCTCTGGCCGCCTGACGCTGCTCGACCAGAACAAGGTGATCAAGCCGCACCCGGCCTTCCGTCTGTTCTCCACCGCCAATACGGTCGGTCTCGGCGATACGTCGGGCCTCTATCACGGCACCCAACAGATCAACCAGGGCCAGATGGACCGCTGGTCGATCGTCACCACGCTGAATTATCTCGCCCATGACGAGGAAGTGGAGATCGTGCTGGCGAAGGCCCATCACTATCGCACTACCCAGGGCCGCGACATCGTCAACAAGATGGTGCGGCTTGCCGATCTTACCCGCAACGCGTTCGCCAACGGCGATTTGTCGACGGTGATGAGCCCGCGTACCGTGATCACCTGGGCGGAGAACTCGGAGATCTTCGGCGATATCGGTTTTGCCTTCCGCGTCACCTTCCTCAACAAGTGTGACGAACTGGAACGGCCGCTGGTGGCCGAGTTCTATCAGCGCTGCTTCAACGCCGAGCTTGCCGAATCCGCGGTCAACGTGGCGCTGAGCTGA
- a CDS encoding GNAT family N-acetyltransferase, which translates to MPAIAVERTIGETKRAVIGGLIGYNEQKMGKQRYRRFAVSLREKKKIVGGVVGEVWMTVLFIQLFWIDERFRGKGRGAALIKKIEDEARRFGAIRSYVDTMSVQAPGFYRRCGYKAFGSIKGYPGGVTRHWLTKAL; encoded by the coding sequence ATGCCGGCGATCGCCGTCGAGCGTACGATCGGCGAGACCAAGCGCGCGGTGATCGGTGGCCTCATCGGCTATAATGAACAGAAGATGGGGAAGCAGCGATACCGCCGCTTCGCCGTCTCGCTCCGCGAGAAGAAAAAGATCGTCGGCGGGGTAGTCGGCGAAGTCTGGATGACGGTGCTGTTCATTCAGCTGTTCTGGATCGACGAGCGGTTTCGCGGCAAGGGTCGCGGAGCGGCGTTGATCAAGAAGATCGAGGATGAAGCGCGCCGGTTCGGGGCAATTCGCTCCTACGTCGATACGATGAGTGTTCAGGCGCCGGGCTTCTACCGTAGGTGCGGCTACAAGGCGTTCGGTTCGATCAAGGGCTATCCTGGCGGCGTGACGCGCCACTGGCTTACGAAGGCACTATGA
- a CDS encoding acetyl-CoA carboxylase carboxyltransferase subunit alpha, with protein MPDHMRSYLDFEKPVAELDSKIDELRVLAASGSDIGEEISRIEDKAAQALADLYANLTPWQKTLVARHPQRPHFTDFIAGLITEFTPLAGDRKFAEDEALVGGFGRFRGESICVMGQEKGASTDSRIKHNFGMARPEGYRKAVRLMEMADRFGIPVLSIVDSAGAYPGIGAEERGQAEAIARSTDACLSLGVPNVAIITGEGMSGGAIAITTANRVLMYEHAIYSVISPEAASSILWRDGTKAQEAATNMKITAQDMLRFGVIDQILKEPVGGAHRDPAIMIANTGDAISQALGELKQMDADAIRRQRRQKFLDIGRKPF; from the coding sequence ATGCCGGATCACATGCGCAGCTACCTCGATTTCGAAAAGCCGGTCGCCGAACTCGATTCCAAGATCGATGAATTGCGCGTGCTTGCAGCGTCCGGCAGCGACATCGGCGAGGAGATTTCGCGGATCGAGGACAAGGCCGCGCAGGCGCTGGCCGACCTCTACGCCAACCTGACGCCGTGGCAGAAGACGCTGGTCGCGCGCCATCCGCAGCGACCGCATTTCACCGATTTCATCGCCGGATTGATCACGGAATTCACCCCGCTCGCCGGCGATCGCAAGTTCGCCGAGGATGAGGCGCTGGTCGGCGGCTTTGGCCGTTTCCGTGGCGAGAGCATTTGCGTGATGGGCCAGGAAAAAGGCGCCAGCACCGACTCCCGCATCAAGCACAATTTCGGCATGGCGCGCCCGGAAGGGTATCGCAAGGCGGTGCGGCTGATGGAGATGGCGGATCGCTTCGGCATTCCCGTGCTGTCGATCGTCGATTCCGCCGGCGCCTATCCCGGCATCGGCGCCGAGGAACGCGGACAGGCCGAGGCGATTGCACGCTCGACCGATGCCTGCCTTTCGCTGGGCGTGCCGAATGTCGCGATCATCACCGGCGAGGGCATGTCCGGCGGCGCGATCGCCATCACCACCGCCAATCGTGTCCTGATGTACGAGCACGCGATCTACAGCGTGATCTCGCCGGAGGCCGCCTCCTCGATCCTGTGGCGCGACGGGACCAAGGCCCAGGAGGCCGCTACCAACATGAAGATTACCGCCCAGGACATGCTGCGATTCGGCGTGATCGACCAGATCCTCAAAGAGCCGGTCGGGGGCGCTCATCGCGACCCGGCTATTATGATCGCCAACACGGGCGATGCGATCTCCCAGGCGCTGGGCGAGCTCAAGCAGATGGACGCCGACGCGATCCGCAGGCAACGGCGGCAGAAATTCCTCGATATCGGCCGGAAGCCGTTCTGA
- the xerD gene encoding site-specific tyrosine recombinase XerD produces MRAKPSDARLIDLFLDMLAAEQGAGANTLDAYRRDLTDLSAFLAGESESFAGAETQSLRDYLADLDTRGFKSSSVARRLSAMRHLFRFLLNERIRADDPAAILSGPKRGRGLPKVLSISDVDRLLTRAKALAEEAGTSSQERLRAMRLYCLLEVLYATGLRVSELVALPVSASRSDARMIVVRGKGNKERLVPLNEASRHAMADYLAAMEALKGSRAKNAVVSKWLFPSFGESGHLTRQHFARDLKELAAAAGLAPRLVSPHVLRHAFASHLLHNGADLRVVQTLLGHTDISTTQIYTHVVEERLKSLVRDLHPLSEG; encoded by the coding sequence ATGCGCGCCAAACCTTCCGACGCCAGGCTGATCGACCTGTTCCTCGACATGCTCGCCGCCGAGCAAGGCGCGGGCGCCAACACGCTCGATGCCTATCGCCGCGACCTGACCGATCTTTCAGCTTTCCTCGCCGGCGAAAGCGAGAGCTTTGCCGGCGCCGAGACCCAATCCTTGCGCGATTATCTCGCCGACCTCGACACCAGAGGATTCAAGTCGTCCAGCGTAGCGCGTCGGCTGTCGGCGATGCGGCATCTGTTTCGTTTCCTGCTCAACGAGCGGATTCGCGCCGACGATCCGGCGGCGATCTTGTCGGGACCCAAGCGCGGCCGCGGCCTGCCCAAGGTGCTCTCGATATCCGACGTCGATCGCCTGTTGACGCGCGCCAAGGCTTTGGCGGAGGAAGCCGGCACTTCGTCTCAGGAGCGGCTTCGCGCGATGCGGCTTTATTGCCTGCTCGAGGTGCTTTACGCCACGGGCCTACGTGTCTCCGAACTGGTGGCACTGCCGGTGTCGGCCTCACGCAGCGACGCCCGCATGATCGTCGTGCGCGGCAAGGGCAACAAGGAGCGGCTGGTGCCGCTCAACGAGGCATCGCGCCACGCGATGGCCGACTACCTTGCGGCGATGGAGGCGCTTAAAGGTTCAAGGGCGAAAAATGCTGTCGTTTCGAAATGGCTGTTTCCTTCCTTCGGCGAAAGCGGGCATCTGACGCGGCAGCATTTCGCACGCGACCTGAAGGAGCTCGCCGCCGCCGCGGGCCTCGCGCCGCGGCTGGTGTCGCCGCACGTGCTGCGCCACGCATTCGCCAGTCATCTTTTGCACAACGGCGCCGATTTGCGCGTGGTGCAAACGCTGCTTGGTCACACCGATATTTCGACGACCCAGATCTATACCCACGTGGTCGAGGAGCGGCTGAAGAGCCTGGTGCGCGATCTGCATCCGCTATCCGAGGGATAG